A stretch of the Synechocystis sp. PCC 7338 genome encodes the following:
- a CDS encoding hybrid sensor histidine kinase/response regulator gives MAKILVIEDQLEVRQNIEDILTLEDYEVISAPDGETGLALAKQHLPDLILCDVMMPRVTGFEVLMTLRQDQALAVIPFILLTAKADHHAFRQGMELGADDYLTKPFTIDELLHAITTRLDRHYQRQAMVESRLDNLRQHVTRSLPHELLTPLNGILGTSQLLINFYDSLSHNEVMESLHDIKTSGERLYRLVENFLLMADLDLLLASPARLQVWQSRLSQYTELPSSLAPMLENLGQNQPRRQDVEMMVMPQRIQVAEPDFQKIMQELIDNAFKFSLPGSPVRLEAVAKNGICQLTIQDQGRGMAKEELNSIGAHVQFQRSEFEQQGSGLGLTLAQRLTELYGGQLAIASVPGEGTTITIQGWESVPI, from the coding sequence ATGGCTAAAATTTTGGTGATCGAAGACCAGCTAGAGGTCAGGCAGAACATAGAAGATATCCTCACCTTAGAAGACTACGAAGTTATCTCTGCCCCCGATGGTGAGACCGGTCTGGCTTTGGCGAAGCAACATCTACCGGACTTAATTCTCTGTGATGTGATGATGCCCAGAGTAACGGGATTTGAGGTATTGATGACCCTGCGTCAGGATCAGGCGTTGGCAGTTATTCCCTTCATCCTATTGACAGCGAAGGCGGATCACCATGCATTTCGCCAGGGGATGGAATTAGGGGCGGATGACTATTTAACCAAACCCTTTACCATTGATGAACTACTCCATGCCATTACCACCCGTTTAGACCGCCATTATCAGCGCCAGGCCATGGTGGAAAGTCGTCTGGATAATTTACGCCAGCACGTTACCCGTTCCCTGCCCCATGAATTGTTGACCCCCCTGAACGGTATTTTAGGCACGTCCCAATTGCTGATCAATTTCTACGATTCCCTGTCCCACAATGAAGTGATGGAATCGTTGCATGACATCAAAACCTCGGGGGAAAGACTCTACCGTTTGGTGGAGAATTTTTTGTTAATGGCGGATTTAGACTTGTTATTGGCCAGCCCCGCCCGCTTGCAGGTGTGGCAATCTCGTTTGAGTCAATACACTGAACTCCCATCGAGCTTGGCCCCGATGTTGGAGAATTTGGGACAGAACCAGCCCCGCCGTCAGGATGTGGAAATGATGGTTATGCCCCAGCGTATCCAAGTGGCCGAACCAGATTTTCAGAAAATCATGCAAGAATTGATCGACAATGCTTTTAAGTTTTCTCTCCCCGGCAGCCCGGTAAGACTGGAAGCTGTGGCTAAAAATGGTATTTGTCAATTGACGATCCAAGATCAGGGCCGGGGCATGGCCAAAGAAGAATTAAATTCCATCGGTGCCCATGTCCAATTTCAGCGCTCCGAATTTGAGCAACAGGGTTCTGGGCTAGGGTTGACCTTAGCTCAAAGACTGACGGAACTCTACGGTGGCCAATTGGCGATCGCCAGTGTCCCCGGGGAGGGCACCACCATCACCATCCAGGGCTGGGAATCGGTCCCCATTTAG
- a CDS encoding RNA-guided endonuclease TnpB family protein — protein MLNLTYRYRIYPGLDQEAQMLDWLEQCRRVYNYALAERKDWSNSRKCPVNACSIKQEYIIPAETPYPDYYKQQNALTKAKEEIPELKAVHSQVLQDALKRLDKAFKFRQERGFGFPRFKKFGQYRSFVFPQFKSNPVNGFEIKLPKIGAMPINLHRPIPEGFEVKQVRVVFKSSGWYAQLILQAHISIPDVMPHGEPIGIDLGLEKFLATSTGELIERPRFFVDLQSKLKWLQRKLRNKKKGSANYRKIQAKIRKLHEHIHNVRREFHFLTAHKLCDAAGMLFAEDLNLKMTSRGMLAKHCLDAAWGSFLDILKWVSWKRGVYFAKVDPNGTSQTCPQCGAHTGKKELSERVHHCDECGYVAARDVAAAQVVMQRGLVLVADGQSVKLPVEEDCLGVPMKQETSRAILGRPHRNL, from the coding sequence ATGTTGAACTTGACCTACAGATACCGAATCTATCCAGGACTTGATCAGGAAGCACAAATGCTTGACTGGTTGGAACAATGCCGTCGCGTGTATAACTACGCTTTGGCGGAGAGAAAGGACTGGAGCAATTCGCGTAAGTGTCCGGTCAACGCTTGCAGCATCAAGCAGGAATACATCATCCCTGCTGAAACACCCTACCCCGACTACTACAAACAGCAAAACGCACTGACCAAAGCGAAAGAGGAAATCCCAGAACTGAAGGCAGTTCACTCTCAAGTCTTGCAAGATGCCTTGAAACGCCTGGATAAGGCGTTCAAGTTTAGACAAGAAAGGGGTTTTGGATTCCCTCGATTCAAGAAGTTTGGTCAGTATCGTTCGTTTGTATTTCCGCAGTTCAAATCGAATCCGGTCAATGGATTTGAAATCAAACTGCCGAAAATAGGAGCCATGCCCATCAACCTACATCGACCGATTCCAGAAGGATTTGAGGTCAAACAAGTTCGGGTTGTGTTCAAGTCGTCTGGATGGTATGCCCAACTGATTCTGCAAGCCCATATCTCCATTCCCGATGTCATGCCGCATGGTGAACCGATTGGCATTGATTTGGGATTGGAAAAGTTCTTGGCTACATCGACAGGTGAACTGATAGAGCGCCCTCGCTTTTTCGTGGATTTGCAAAGCAAGCTTAAATGGCTGCAACGCAAATTGAGAAACAAGAAAAAGGGTTCTGCCAACTACCGGAAAATCCAAGCCAAGATTCGTAAACTGCATGAACACATCCACAACGTTCGCCGTGAGTTCCACTTCCTAACGGCTCACAAGCTTTGTGATGCTGCTGGGATGCTCTTTGCTGAGGACTTGAACCTCAAAATGACCAGTCGCGGTATGCTGGCAAAGCATTGTCTTGATGCCGCCTGGGGGAGTTTTCTTGACATCCTCAAATGGGTGTCTTGGAAGCGGGGAGTCTACTTTGCCAAGGTTGACCCCAACGGGACAAGCCAGACTTGCCCTCAATGTGGGGCGCATACTGGCAAAAAAGAACTCAGTGAACGGGTGCATCATTGCGACGAATGTGGATATGTGGCTGCTCGAGACGTTGCTGCCGCTCAAGTGGTAATGCAACGAGGTCTGGTTCTTGTAGCCGATGGACAGTCGGTGAAACTGCCTGTGGAGGAAGACTGCCTGGGAGTCCCGATGAAGCAGGAAACCTCAAGAGCGATCTTGGGACGCCCACACCGTAATCTTTGA
- the fni gene encoding type 2 isopentenyl-diphosphate Delta-isomerase: MDSTPHRKSDHIRIVLEEDVLGKGVSTGFERLMLEHCALPEVDLDGVNLGLNLWGKSLAYPWLISSMTGGTPEAKQINLFLAEVAQTLGIAMGLGSQRAAIENPDLAATYQVRSVAPDILLFANFGLVQLNYGYGLAEAQRAVAMIEADALILHLNPLQEAVQPDGDRRWSGLWSKLETLVRSLEVPVIVKEVGNGISGPVAKRLQECGVKAIDVAGAGGTSWSEVEAHRQTDRQAKEVAHNFADWGLPTALSLQQVVQNTEQIPIFASGGIRSGIDGAKAIALGATLVGSAAPVLAEATVNAQRVYDHYQARLRELQIAAFCCDAANLAQLAQVPLWDKQSGQRLTKP; the protein is encoded by the coding sequence ATGGATAGCACCCCCCACCGTAAGTCCGACCATATCCGCATTGTCCTAGAAGAAGATGTCCTGGGCAAAGGGGTTTCCACTGGCTTTGAAAGATTGATGCTAGAACACTGTGCTCTGCCTGAAGTGGACTTGGACGGGGTGAATCTGGGGCTGAACCTCTGGGGGAAATCCCTCGCCTACCCCTGGTTGATTAGCAGTATGACCGGGGGCACTCCGGAGGCCAAGCAAATTAATCTGTTTTTGGCGGAGGTGGCCCAAACCTTGGGCATTGCCATGGGTTTAGGTTCCCAACGGGCCGCCATTGAAAATCCTGATTTAGCCGCCACCTATCAAGTCCGGTCTGTGGCGCCGGACATTTTACTTTTTGCCAATTTCGGATTAGTGCAGTTAAATTATGGCTACGGTTTGGCAGAAGCCCAGCGGGCCGTGGCCATGATCGAAGCGGACGCTCTAATTTTGCATCTCAATCCCCTCCAGGAAGCAGTGCAACCCGATGGCGATCGCCGTTGGTCGGGGCTCTGGTCCAAGCTGGAAACATTGGTACGGAGTTTGGAAGTGCCGGTCATTGTCAAAGAAGTGGGCAATGGCATTAGCGGCCCAGTGGCCAAAAGATTGCAGGAATGTGGAGTCAAGGCGATCGATGTGGCCGGAGCCGGGGGCACCAGTTGGAGTGAAGTGGAAGCCCATCGACAAACCGATCGCCAAGCGAAGGAAGTGGCCCATAACTTTGCCGATTGGGGATTGCCCACAGCGCTGAGTTTGCAACAGGTGGTGCAGAACACTGAGCAGATCCCAATTTTTGCCAGCGGCGGTATTCGTTCCGGCATTGATGGGGCCAAGGCGATCGCCCTGGGGGCCACCCTGGTGGGCAGTGCCGCCCCGGTATTAGCGGAAGCCACAGTCAACGCCCAAAGGGTTTATGACCATTACCAAGCCCGCTTAAGGGAACTGCAAATCGCCGCCTTTTGTTGTGACGCGGCCAATCTGGCCCAACTAGCCCAGGTGCCCCTCTGGGACAAACAATCGGGACAAAGGTTAACTAAACCTTAA